The following proteins come from a genomic window of Cherax quadricarinatus isolate ZL_2023a chromosome 39, ASM3850222v1, whole genome shotgun sequence:
- the CNPYb gene encoding protein canopy homolog 3 — MEVRVCMVALVALVQVASCGRNIEEEDYGVKFATDCEVCKLVAKEVGERLEAKDSSGVIETGYNIDAKKKKTKYNKSELRLVETLEEVCEGMLDYRVHKERKDSTRWAKKMSQTFQTLHSLVNKGVKVDLGIPQELWDEPSAEVAHLKTQCEGFIEDYEEDISDWYFGDQETSLQEAVCLKILEERNCLSQPFGEDIDSNSSEGHKETKRNDKRKKGDSEKTRKSEL; from the exons atggaggtgagagtgtgtatggtggcactggtggcactggtgCAGGTGGCCTCCTGTGGCAGGAACATCGAGGAAGAGGATTATGGCGTCAAATTTGCTACCGACTGTGAAG TGTGTAAACTGGTGGCTAAGGAGGTTGGTGAGAGactggaagctaaagactcatCTGGGGTTATAGAAACAGGATATAATATAGACGCCAAGAAAAAGAAAACAAAATATAACAAATC agagctGAGGCTGGTGGAAACGCTAGAGGAGGTGTGCGAAGGTATGCTCGATTACCGGGTTCACAAGGAGCGGAAAGATTCCACTCGTTGGGCCAAGAAGATGAGTCAAACCTTCCAGACACTTCACAGTCTTGT AAACAAGGGTGTGAAAGTTGACCTTGGAATTCCTCAGGAGCTATGGGATGAACCTTCAGCAGAAGTAGCGCatttgaagactcag TGTGAGGGTTTCATTGAGGATTACGAGGAAGACATTAGTGATTGGTATTTTGGAGATCAAGAGACCAGTCTTCAAGAAGCTGTTTGTTTGAAAATTCTTGAAGAAAGGAATTGTCTCTCTCAGCCCTTTGGGGAAGACATTGACAGCAATTCCAGTGAAGGCCACAAAGAGACAAAAAGAAATGACAAAAGGAAGAAAGGAGACTCTGAGAAAACGAGAAAATCTGAATTATAA